The DNA window TGTACAATCAACGGCCCTGCCCAGTAACTTGGTTGGTTATTCTAGTTATTTGTTTTAATCGATTCTTTGATTGGGTCATGAGCTACGTACatattgagtagagagaaataCGCAATTGGGattgattttatatatatatatatatatatatatatatatatatatatatatataaaatggtTCCTTTGATTGAAGGAACCAATTTTGGGTTTACATTGGTATTGTATTTAGCGAGGCATTTGTAATTCTTAAGAACATTTATTTGTTGTAAtgtaataaatattattgtaCCAATCGGGGTTATATGTGTTTATAGTCTTTGCAATAAGGCCAAGGCAAGTTGCTGACGTggtcatattttattttaatatgaaaatatacAAGTTGACAATGATTTATGGAACTATGTGAACTAAGATTATGTGCTTTTAATAGCTGTAAACTTCATAAATAATGTATAGTGATGTTCCAATGTACAGATGGAAATTTCATCAACGTGTAGTGTTTTTGTTTCGTTGTAATTGGCCATTGACTTCAAAAGTTTACTCAAAAAGATGATTTGATGTGGAAGATTCACGTTTTCAATATGTTTTTGAGTTGGTGAAGTAGGTGAGAGTTTGGTCAGTAATCAGGAGTTTGATTTTTCTCCCAACATCTTCGGGCGAGCCTTAATCGATTTACTTGACTAACGTTGTTTGCAGATTATTGTGTTAGTCAAATAGTTTATCAAATGCGCATGTCTACAAGGACCGCGatttctcataaaaaaaaatgataataattACTCTTCACGATTCACATTTGTTGACAAACATATAATGTCACATGCTATTTTGATTTTTAAGCTGTACTAATCTTATGCAAGATCCAACCACCTCGATTTATTTCAAGTTATATGTTTCACATATTCAGACATGAACTTCATAATTCCAAATACATTGCATAAAGGTCGAATTTTTCCTATTTTGATTGCATGTTCATCGTTATAATAAAATGGTCGATAGATTTTGACAAGGGTCGTGAAGTGGAAAAAATCGCCAAATTAATGTGGCTAAGGTCATCTCCAACCCAAAACTCTATTTTAAAGCAACTCTGTtttaaaatagtgcagtttctgTACCAAATACAATATTCATCTTCAACTCATCTACTTCAAATCTTACTCTAAAAAAGAATATTCTCGgaatattcttttttatttgatttatttaattttttcttattAGTTATTATATTTGTAATATTTATGAGAATGATTTACATGATATGGCATTATTGATTTGTTTCTAATAGAATTCTTGTTTACCATATCTTATAGATTTCTTTATGGAAGATAAACTATAGGAGAGATGAAAGCTATACATAAGAGGTGATCAACGTGAGGTGATAGAGGGCGAATAGAGAGAAGAGTTGAGAGAGAGAGACGAAGAAAAACTCAGAGAGTTTTAGTGGAAGAGATTTTCGTGGAGATAGTTTTTCGTAGAGGTGATTTTCGTGGGAGTTTTTCGTGGGAGATTTTCGTGCTGCTTCTCCTCTCTCGGTTAATATTCACTCACGTGTGCACGTTCAGGAATTCAGAGAAAACCTATTCAAGAGACGTGCTGTGAAGAGCGTGATAGAGTGTTGCTgtgaatgttgagaacatctgcGGACAACATCTGGGAAGAAGTTGGCCGAAGATTGCTTCTCGTGGATTTACCTTTTTGGATCAcgttttttgctttcttgtcTTAGTTTTATTCTGAttatttgttttagaaagcatttgttttctcaacttgttgaggaaattgattttattcttaatcactagtgataagtttttgtaaacgattgattttttctagtgattaatcttgtccatctatttatttcaaatcttgtgcatatttaatcttgtccatctatttatttcaaatcaatttgtgTTATAAAAGTTAATTTTTCGCTGCATGtagatgttgtccgagatgttgtaacatctgacacaacatttaattctgataaaacacaaatttattatttgttaattctattctgatatttttattattttcgatatctgtcggacaaaataatcctaacaagtggtatcagagcctactcttgatatactaagtgctgattctggtttttattttgttttgacaGAAATATTTAATGGACACATCACTTGCAAACGGAGCACTTCGACCACCAGCTCCTAAACCTCCTGTCCAACGACAGTTTCGACCAAGGAATGAAGAAAAACGCTGGTTGCAAGtgaatcctttaggtgttgccctaggtgttgccacacctggCCGAAACATCTGCAAAAAATCAGTATGTTTTAAATCCACAACTTCTGAAAATTCGAGTGGAGATGATGAATCAGAagctgatgatgaagagatgactcttgagagtgttcaaaagctttatgaagaattgttcgaggattggaccaaaagaaacaagcttAACTCCACTCTTGTAAAGAAAAACACTGATCTAAGAGCTGTGGTTGCCAAATTTGAAGTAATTCTGAGCAAAAAGGACTTAGAACTGGGAAAGACCaaagaagaacttcaaaaggcaactgaaattttgtcaaaattcaattcaagcacatccaagcttgaatccatacttttgatgggaagagatgacaagaaAGTCTTAGGCTTCAAAGACAGTGTGTTTGAAATAGGTGAATCTTCCAAGTCTACTGTTTTTGTGAAAGGAAAAGCTGATACATCTccacaaccacaatccaagtcACCAATCAAAAGCTCTCCATCAAAAAGACAACTTGCTGCACCCATTCCTAAGAAGAAACGCAGgtatgtatgtcattactgtTTAAAGCCTGGTCATATCACGTCCTACTGTTTTAAATTCAGGGATGATCGCATGAATCAAAAGTCGAGCCAGATGTTGCCCCGAATGTTGTCCAACATTTCCCGTAACACCTCCAACCACCGACCTACAGTAAGACAAATTTGGGTCCCAAAGGTAAAAACTCACTGCAAAGTTGTCTATACTTCGTTGAAAACTAATACTGCAGGTcattggtactttgatagtggaagctcacgcCACATGACGGGATCACGAGAATATCTCACCAATTATGTTGAGCAAAAATGTGGTAGAGTGACAtatggagggggagctaaaggaaaaattgttggaaatggTACTTTGAGTGTTGAAGGACTGTcaaagctccacaatgtgcttcatgttgaaggattaaattcaaatttgataagcataagccaattgtgtgatgataatttgcttgtcaagtttgataaacatacttgtgaagtttttgatgaaactaacATGTGTAttatgacaggtacaaggtcttcGGATAACTACTACCAAATAGGTGAGGaactttcatgcaaacatgcacaAATCAATGAACTCAACCTTTGGCATCAAAAACTCGGTCATGTAAAtttcaaaaccttgaagaatTTGAGTAAGTACGATGCTGTACGAGGTATGCCTAACCTATCATCTAGTACACCATATGTTTGTGGAGACTGTCAAAAGGGTAAGCAAACTCGTGTGTCACATCATATGTTGCCCCACTTTGGGACAACAGGTTGCCTCGAATTGCCacacatggatcttatgggtcctgTGGAAGTGAAAAGTtttggaggtaagaagtattcatttgtttgtgttgatgatttctcacagTTTTCATGGATAAGTTTCATTAGGGAGAAATCAGACACTTTCAATGTGTTTAAAAAATTGGTCACAAGGATTACAAACTTTCATAATTTGAAGGTGACAAGGATAAGGACTGACCATGGTAAGGAATTTGAAAACTCCTTATTCTCATCTTTTTGTGACAAGAAAGGTatttcacatgaattttctgctCCAAAGAAACCACAACAAAATGGGATAGCCGAACGTAAGAATAGAACACTTCGAGAAATGGCAAGGGTGATGTTGACTTCAAAGTGCATTTCAAAgcgtttttgggcagaagcCCTTAACACCgcatgtcatatttcaaatagGGTGTATTTGAGAAGTGTTTCGACTATGACATCGTATGAGATAATTATGGGAAAGAAGCCtaaccttaaatattttcatgtttttggttgtgTGTGCTATGTTTTGAATGATAGGGATCAACTTGCAAAATTTGATTCAAAGAGTGATAAGTGTTTGTTTTTGGGATATGCAACTAATAGTCGAGCCTATCGCATGTTTAATTTAAGAACTAGgactattatggaatccattaatgttgtttttgatgacctTGCAGATCTCAAAAAGAAAACAGCTGAAGATGATGTGGATGAGTTTCTGGAAATTCCAATATCACTGGAAAATGCAGATGTTgccccagatgttgcaacatctgacACAACACCTGACACTGAAGTCACTGAAGCTGCGGACGAAACGAATAACGATGATGACGCAGTAGATGATGGACAAAATATTCCAAGTAAAATTCAGAAAAAccatccatcatctcaaataattggaaGTATGCATGAAGGTGTCCAAActcgaaagaaagaaaaagtggaTTACCGAAAGATGGTTGGACTTATTTGCATGAGCTCCTTATACTCACAGATTAAGTGAATATCTACTGGAAattggcttcaaacgaggtgaggtagacaaaACTCTTTTTATTAAGAAATCTAAAGGTGAGAGTCTTATTTGTCaagtttatgtttatgatttctcACAGTTTTCATGGGTTAGTTTCATTAGAGAGAAATCGGATACTGTGACAATTCTAgtacaattgatatttcaaaaaatccagtaaaacactctcgaacaaaacacattgacattagacatcactttattcgagatttagtaGAAAAAGGATTGATTCGAATTGAATTTGTTGGTACAAATAACCAAATGgctgacatattcacaaaagcattagtttttgagagattctccaaccttaggaaatctctcagcatgtgttctgcCTAATCATACATagatgttgtctcagatgttacaacatctcgaacaacacctaacatgcatgtgcatttcTAGGACTTAGACATACTGCATCTGCATGCATACTGTTACATGATGTGTTATCACTATGTTGCATAAATCTTCTGGTGCACTTACAATTTCTTGTTCTATCTAAACTTAACACACTTGGATATGCTTAACAATCTGATTAAATCACAAAATAGTTGAAGGATGATCATGTACTCCATGACATTGTCTCATACGAAAAGTGACTTGAAAAGATTGAGTacaaagaaaaatcaattatgcatatgctctgtatcagaagaaaagatgggaaaaagctacctaaaagagtccaatgaagactgtgcttttagtgtgggagctacctctTCTGAATTTAATACAGAAGgcaaaaatagaagaaaatggaaaaagctacctagaggagtcctaaagaagaccgttcttctagtgtgggagctaccacttctattaTCATAAAGTTGATAAGTCTCCAAGTGtgcagaaaaatcaaaattgttTTTCTGGAATTGTGCGTGTTGTCGgaagatgttgccaacatttgtGAAAACACTTCATTTGTGAACATATCTCATATTTGctttcatgtttctatttctgttacattctgttattaggcataaataagtcatgcataaacataacattgtGAATATTGTTGTGTCAAGAGGACATGAGTATTTCGACAAAGAAAATTCGATGAAAATCCAGATTTTACTGAAAATTGAATATGTGTGATTTTTTATGGTTCAGTGGTGTTAGATCGATGTGGGTTTTAATTCtggaaattattttgaaaagataTTGGACGCAATTATCTCGGTATTCTTGGAAGGTGATAACGGCTAAAAATATTtcccattaaattttttttccgtTAAGGATCTTAGGATTGTTTGAGTAAATCTTGATTTTGTTACTTTTGCATGCATACTTATTCTTTTGATTTACATTGTTTTCTCTTCACATTATTCACATAATTCCTTCTTCAAGATTTCGTGATATAGTCTATTACTATAATCTTGTTTCTGACTATCGTCTGGCTATGGAGGTAGAtgtccattctggacaaaaagggAGAGAAGACGTGACTCAAACTCAAGGGAGTGTGAATTGAAAGGATCAAATGATACCATCTATCTGATACATTTGCTTGATTTCGTTTTTAATATTCTGCTTTGTCAAGGTTCTGCTTCCCTGATGTGTTTCTGTTTTGATTGCAGGTGTTGTCTCCGGTGTTGCCAACACAACGAACAACACCCGTACTAATTTGATTTTATTCAGGGGGAGAAAAATTCTCATATTAAGGGGGAGTTAACTGGAGTTCAACTGTGAAattgagtttgatttgattttgtccagaaaggcaaaaagggggagattgaagggaaatatttattcctaattttaattgatatatcttattgatttatttccctaatattatcttttctttgttgatatgatatttaatatttaattatggttttgcctttctagataattatgttaagattttacTGTGATATGATTTCTTCCTTGAATTTAATTTCCTATTGATAAGATTATGTGGAATATTGGGTTTTACCTTTCTAGATATTATCTTTGTGATAAATATCTTCtagatataatatttatgataatgatttacaTGATATGGTATTATTGATTTGTTTCTAATAGAATTCTTGTTTACCATATCTTATAGATTTCTTTATGGAAGATAAACTCTATGAGAGATGAAAGCTATACATAAGAGGTGATCAACGTGAGGTGATAGAGGGCGAATAAAGAGAAGAGTGGAAAGAGAGAGAGACGAAgaaaaattcagagagttttAGTGGAAGAGATTTTTCGTGGAAGAGATTTTCGTGGAGATAGTTTTTCGTGGAGGTGATTTTCGTGGGAGTTTTTCGTGGGAGATTTTCGTGCTGCTTCTCCTCTCTCGGTTAATATTCACTCACGTGTGCACGTTCAGGAATTCAGAGAAAACCTATTCAAGAGACGTGCTGTGAAGAGCGTGATAGAGTGTTGCTgtgaatgttgagaacatctgcGGACAACATCTGGGAAGAAGTTGGCCGAAGATCTTCTCGTGGATTTACCTTTTTGGTTCAcgttttttgctttcttgtcTTAGTTTTATTCTGAttatttgttttagaaagcatttgttttctcaacttgttaagaaaattgattttattcttaatCACTAGTGATAAGTTTTTGTAAACGGTTTGGTTTTCTactgattaatttttgccataagatactgcatacttgcatatttaatcttatccatctatttatttcaaatcaatttatgttataaaagttaattttccgctgcatgtagatgttgtccgagatgttgtaacatctggcacaacatttaattctgataaaacacaaatttattatttgttaattatattctgatatttttattattttcgataATACTAATAAGTCCTGAATGAGGAGAAACGAACGCTGCTCCGTTGAATCTTGCATTAATTGTGTGATAAAAAGAACAATGGCAAAGaatcaaaaacttgaaaaatgAAATAACGAAAACACTCAACAGTGTCAAGagctttttgttttttttacctATGTACAAAACTCGAAATCTTGCCACTTTCATTACTTTACCTCAGAATCATCGTCCGAATCACTTGAACTGCTCTTCGAGTTCTGTGACATAAAATTAGCAGGCAGTTTTGGGAACCTGAAAACTCGAGGAGATTCAGGTGACGATGGTCTAacaacagaaacagaagatGACAACGATGATGTTGctggtgatgatgatgatgatgttgaTGATACAGACTGCTTCTTCTGCGCGTTTCTTGCAATGTCAATACAAACTTGATCGACCATTCCAAGAAAATCTTTAACGATGGTGAAAAGTTGAAATGTGTTTGTCCCTCGATCCTTGGACGAGAAGCCCGGTTGATAATAATCTGTTGTCTTCTTCACAAGCTCTATGACGCTTGTCAGTTCATCTTTAACTATCTGTATCTCTAATTCTGCTGTATCAAGAAAACCTGTCATTTCTCGGGCAAATCCACCATGATTACCGCATTTCACTACTATTTTACGAGTCTCCACCACTTGTTTTGCTAATTCTGAGCTTGTTCTTAGCAGCAGATCGTAGTCTAAAGTGGCTGCCTTCTTAACGTTGGAGAATTCCGCACTTAGGCCACCAACAAGGGGCAAACCGAGCATCATGTATTCCCTTTCTCTATCATCTTTTGATAGGAACCTATCAGTGTTTTGATTCTCAGCGGCGTTTGTGGTCTGGTTATTTGTCCTGCTTAAACTACGGTTTTTGTTAAGCACAAAGCGTTTACCCTCTGCACGAACTACTTCCTGTACGACAAATTGGAGAAGGGTTGTTTTTCCATCAGAGCTTTTCACATCAGATAATTTTGTTAAAGCGGTAAGGTTAAAAGCCTGTGCATTTCCTCTAGATGTTCCGGCATTTAACCGATTCCCGGCTTTGAGAACAGCTTCCAAAAGTTTCAAGAAAAGCCCTCGAGTTTTCATCTCCTTGCAAGCTGATTCTAGGGATTGCAACGACTCTTTCATATGTGCATACTCGGAATCGTAGTTGCACTTGAAAAGCAATGCCTTGAAACGAGTGAATGCGGATGGAACAGCTTTGAGTAGATGGTAGAGGAAGGATTCGGCATCAGCAAGTCTTGTGGGATCGCCATGAAATGCGAGGATTTGGGatatttcttcatcagttggaGCTATTTTTACAAGTTTTTCTATTGTGTCGTCGATTAGACCTCGTCCCTCGAGTAAACCGTTGATTAGATCTTGGCGTGTGATTCCAAGAGATTTGAGTACTATGGCTATGTTCTGAGATTTTCTCGCTTCTAGGATGAAGATCTGTTGGGGAGGACCTGATTTATCCCCGTTTCCTGTAATCGAGCTACCGTCTCCTCTTGGAGATTTTCGGTTCGTTGCAACGAATCCAAAGAGGGCTTCCATAAGATCACCATCAAACCTGAGAGTTACATAATTTAAGAATAAATTAGATATCACTTAAGATACAACATATAACagataattattttataagAATGGTATTGGAGGTTCCTTACTTGAAAGAACCCTTGTCCATTTTATCCCACACCATGGAATGCTTGACATCTGGATTAACTTTATCCCAATGCAATGGTTTCAGTTTCACCTGTCCACTCCCATTGCTCGACGAGCCTTCTGCCGCTAAGGACAAGTGCTTACCAGGCATTTCTTTCAAtgctggtggtggtggtggcggAGCAGGTCCATTATTTGACGAGGTTTGTgatggtggaggaggtggtgcaGGCATTTTTCCTTTCTGAACAGCCCCGGATGCTAATATTGATTGTGGTTGCCGTGATGGTGCTCCTGGCGGTGGAGGCAGTGGTGGTACTCTCGGTGGTGGAGGCAGTGGTGGTGTTAGCATTGATGGCTGAGGGGGAGGTGCAGCCATTTTTCCTTTCGGGACGGCCTCAGAAGCTAACACAGGCTGCCGTGATGGTGGTGCCAGTGGTAGTGCCAAACTGTTCGATACTCGAACCGATGAATCATGATTATCGGAATCCTTGAAAGTCACATTAGATGAAACAGTAGGAACCTTCATCATTCTCTGGTCTGACGGTTTTTCTCCCCAAAGAGGACTTTCAGAAGTTGAAGACCTCCCTTTAAGCAAAGGAGCTTCATGTAAAGGCTCCTCTTTCCTCACTCTTTCATTAGCAAATCTTTTCTCTTCTCCATTATGCTCATCTTTCAAATTCCGATATTGCTGATTCTTGAAACTAGTCCTCTTATCTCCTTCTTCCAAGTTTCTCCAATACAAAACATCCAATCCATTCTCATCAACAATCAACCCTTTAAGATTACCATTAAATCGACTAAAATCATCCGCTCGAGGAACAGAAAGCACCATGGCATTAGTTGTCGGATTAGTAGTAGTGGTAGTAGGATTGATATCTCTTTCCCTTTTACGTTTCGAATGCCTCAAAAGCAAAAAGAAGAGAAGCCCTGATAAAACCAGAGTGCTCGCAGCTGTCACACCAATGGCCTTTCCCACAGCCGATTTCGTCGACGATTTCCCCGTCGGAGAAATAACTTGTGGTGGCGGAATCAGTGTCGTTGGAGGGACATTAGGCGGCTCGTTGGTGGGGGCCGGAGGCGGTCGGAAAGTAGGTCCAAGTGGAGGAGGAATGGGATTGGAGAATGGATAGTGAGTTTGTATGTTCTGTGAATTTGATAGAGAAAAGGATGGAGGGATTGAAGCAAAGATCAAAAGAATGAATGGACAAAGAATTATACATTTCGCAGCCATGGTAGGATGTGGCAAGAACTGAAGAGTGTTTGGaaattaatgaatttttttgtGATGAATTGTGATCATTGCTTAATGATTTTGgctcctttttttttcttttttttgtcttcggaaagattaatttaaattttgtttgGTTTGGTTGCTGAATGTTTCAAAGGGGAGAAGTTAGGGTTGTTGATTTGGTATATGTCCGAGGCTTCGTGAAATGACCATCCTGCCCTTGTGTGGAGATTCAGATTGGGAATGGGAAGAAAGGGTGGACTTTGGGAACAATTCATTGTTAAGGAAAAGTTCGAATGGTGGTTACACAAGTTTGTTATCAGATAGGGATAGACAAGTTTTTcacaaataaattaatttatttgtgataaataaattgatttaaaataatatgCGCGCGATTCTGATTCTATATTTttcgataaatattttaaattgaaagaagCGGAAtaaagttatttttttaaaaaataaaatagaacatataaacaaaaaaggaagaaagaaattgattcctcatggctgattattattattattattattattatatattatatatattatattgcgGGATCGAAATATTGGAAGAAATCTTCAACGCGTAAAAAGTCAGAAGGAAGACTCCATCAACACATGTATTTCAGCGATTTTAGGTCAAAAGCCACTGAAAGTGTCATTTTGTAGCCtaatttttgttattattattattaaattatgaCAAAGTCCCATTTGAATAATTTTGGTGTAATTGCTTAGAAATCCTATTTTAAAGTGCAGTAGGAAAGTGGTGTAGGCAGGGACGTTCTTATTTGAAGGTAAAAACTCGGACCTATTTTTCTCCGaacctataatttttttttattatgtagtagTGTAAATTGACacgaaatataaatttattatttattgatttttttccctttcgatcgtaaaaatttatttttcatgtgccaaatataattttctttatAATTCATGGGTCTCtcgataaattatttataaaatttattatttctaaGTCACTTGGTTTTGTAGTGaattaattgaataaaataGTTGAATATTTTCTAACTCCACACATTGCTTACAAATTCTTGTTAGTTATCTTTGATCTTATGTTTCCATTAGTATGTGCAAAATGAAGTTTTTTGAAGTTAAAGTTCATCAAAACTTTTCTCTCCAGTCAACCATGCCACGAGAAAATATAGAATGAATTGGTTATGTTATCAATTGAGAAAGAAATTATTGAACAATTTGATTTGTATTTTTAGCTCACTCAAAGATGAGTTGTTTTTTAACGATCATTTTGTACATGTTTGATCTTATTAActcaattataatatatattttttgatttttgtGCACGTGTAGTTTTTATATTATGTTTAAGATAGtgatttaattcaaaaaattTATGAGTTTAGAAGAATATTAATGCACGTTATGATTTAATGTCTCTTTTTAAAGTTAAACTCAAacctaaaacttttaaaatcgACCCT is part of the Primulina tabacum isolate GXHZ01 chromosome 18, ASM2559414v2, whole genome shotgun sequence genome and encodes:
- the LOC142533881 gene encoding formin-like protein 4, producing the protein MAAKCIILCPFILLIFASIPPSFSLSNSQNIQTHYPFSNPIPPPLGPTFRPPPAPTNEPPNVPPTTLIPPPQVISPTGKSSTKSAVGKAIGVTAASTLVLSGLLFFLLLRHSKRKRERDINPTTTTTNPTTNAMVLSVPRADDFSRFNGNLKGLIVDENGLDVLYWRNLEEGDKRTSFKNQQYRNLKDEHNGEEKRFANERVRKEEPLHEAPLLKGRSSTSESPLWGEKPSDQRMMKVPTVSSNVTFKDSDNHDSSVRVSNSLALPLAPPSRQPVLASEAVPKGKMAAPPPQPSMLTPPLPPPPRVPPLPPPPGAPSRQPQSILASGAVQKGKMPAPPPPPSQTSSNNGPAPPPPPPALKEMPGKHLSLAAEGSSSNGSGQVKLKPLHWDKVNPDVKHSMVWDKMDKGSFKFDGDLMEALFGFVATNRKSPRGDGSSITGNGDKSGPPQQIFILEARKSQNIAIVLKSLGITRQDLINGLLEGRGLIDDTIEKLVKIAPTDEEISQILAFHGDPTRLADAESFLYHLLKAVPSAFTRFKALLFKCNYDSEYAHMKESLQSLESACKEMKTRGLFLKLLEAVLKAGNRLNAGTSRGNAQAFNLTALTKLSDVKSSDGKTTLLQFVVQEVVRAEGKRFVLNKNRSLSRTNNQTTNAAENQNTDRFLSKDDREREYMMLGLPLVGGLSAEFSNVKKAATLDYDLLLRTSSELAKQVVETRKIVVKCGNHGGFAREMTGFLDTAELEIQIVKDELTSVIELVKKTTDYYQPGFSSKDRGTNTFQLFTIVKDFLGMVDQVCIDIARNAQKKQSVSSTSSSSSPATSSLSSSVSVVRPSSPESPRVFRFPKLPANFMSQNSKSSSSDSDDDSEVK